A portion of the Paenibacillus sp. PvR098 genome contains these proteins:
- the trmFO gene encoding FADH(2)-oxidizing methylenetetrahydrofolate--tRNA-(uracil(54)-C(5))-methyltransferase TrmFO — protein sequence MTDVPKVTVIGAGLAGSEAAWQIASLGVPVVLYEMRPVKRTPAHISDQFAELVCSNSLRANGLTNAVGVLKEEMRLLNSLILRAADKHAVPAGGALAVDRDGFSGEVTALLRNHPLIEVRNEELESLPEGIVVVATGPLTSPALSKHLQDLTGEDYLYFYDAAAPIVEKDSIDMSKVYLASRYDKGEAAYLNCPMTEEEFNRFYEALITAETAPIKEFEKEIYFEGCMPIEVMVKRGRQTVLFGPMKPVGLVNPHTGELPFAVVQLRQDNAAGTLYNLVGFQTHLKWGEQKRVFSLIPGLENAEFVRYGVMHRNTFINSPRLLRPTYQFKDRDDLFFAGQMTGVEGYVESAASGMIAGMNAARYAKGLECLVLPPDTALGSMAQYITTADFKHFQPMNANFGLFPPLDEKIRNKQLKNEKIASRAIEKIQNFSQNVYNSTCN from the coding sequence GTGACTGATGTACCGAAAGTGACCGTGATCGGCGCCGGGCTCGCAGGCAGCGAGGCCGCATGGCAAATTGCAAGCCTTGGCGTTCCGGTCGTGCTGTACGAAATGCGTCCAGTAAAAAGAACACCGGCTCATATTTCCGATCAATTCGCCGAGCTCGTCTGCAGCAATTCGCTGCGAGCGAACGGCTTAACCAACGCAGTGGGCGTATTAAAGGAAGAAATGCGTCTGCTGAATTCCTTGATCCTACGTGCTGCGGATAAGCATGCTGTACCTGCGGGTGGAGCTCTTGCGGTGGATCGGGATGGTTTTTCCGGAGAAGTAACTGCGCTGCTGCGTAATCATCCGCTGATCGAGGTGCGTAACGAAGAACTGGAGTCGCTGCCTGAAGGCATCGTGGTAGTAGCAACCGGTCCGCTTACGTCCCCTGCTTTGTCCAAGCATTTGCAGGATTTGACGGGAGAGGACTACCTGTATTTCTACGATGCGGCCGCACCGATTGTAGAGAAAGATTCCATCGACATGAGTAAGGTATATCTCGCTTCACGCTATGACAAGGGCGAGGCGGCCTACTTAAACTGTCCGATGACCGAAGAAGAGTTTAATCGCTTCTACGAAGCTCTGATTACTGCAGAGACCGCACCGATAAAGGAATTTGAGAAGGAAATTTATTTCGAAGGCTGTATGCCGATCGAAGTGATGGTAAAGCGGGGGCGGCAAACCGTTCTGTTCGGACCGATGAAACCCGTTGGCTTGGTTAACCCGCACACCGGCGAGCTGCCTTTCGCCGTTGTTCAGTTGAGACAGGATAATGCGGCGGGCACGCTCTACAACTTGGTAGGCTTCCAAACCCATTTGAAGTGGGGGGAGCAGAAGCGAGTGTTCTCACTCATTCCTGGCTTAGAAAATGCGGAATTCGTTCGTTACGGCGTTATGCATAGAAATACGTTTATTAATTCTCCTAGGCTGCTCCGTCCGACATACCAATTCAAAGATCGGGATGATTTGTTTTTTGCCGGACAGATGACGGGAGTAGAAGGGTATGTGGAGTCGGCTGCCTCTGGCATGATTGCAGGTATGAATGCGGCCCGATATGCGAAAGGATTGGAATGCCTTGTGCTTCCGCCAGATACGGCGCTAGGAAGCATGGCACAGTACATTACTACAGCTGATTTTAAGCACTTTCAGCCGATGAACGCTAATTTCGGATTATTTCCGCCGTTGGATGAGAAAATCAGGAACAAGCAGCTCAAAAACGAAAAAATCGCATCGAGAGCTATTGAGAAAATTCAGAATTTTTCACAAAACGTATACAATTCGACTTGTAATTAA
- the hslV gene encoding ATP-dependent protease subunit HslV has translation MEQTFHATTIFAIRHEGKGAIAGDGQVTFGNSMVMKSQAKKVRRLYRGGVIAGFAGSVADAITLFEKFEAKLEEHHGNLQRSAVELAKDWRSDRVLRRLEAMMVVMDRSGLLLISGNGEIIEPDDGILAIGSGGSFALSAGRALHRYAPQMSAKEIAHAALTMAAEICVFTNHNIIVEEME, from the coding sequence ATGGAGCAAACGTTTCACGCCACGACGATCTTTGCCATCAGGCATGAAGGTAAGGGGGCCATCGCTGGTGACGGTCAAGTAACGTTCGGAAACAGTATGGTGATGAAGAGTCAAGCCAAAAAGGTTCGAAGATTATATCGTGGAGGCGTCATCGCCGGTTTTGCCGGATCCGTAGCTGATGCCATCACTTTGTTCGAAAAGTTTGAAGCCAAGTTGGAAGAGCATCACGGGAACCTTCAGCGTTCGGCTGTCGAACTCGCTAAAGATTGGCGTTCGGATCGCGTGCTCCGCCGTCTGGAAGCCATGATGGTTGTGATGGACCGCAGCGGCTTGCTGCTCATTTCCGGCAACGGGGAAATTATTGAGCCAGACGATGGTATCTTGGCTATCGGTTCCGGTGGAAGCTTTGCACTTTCAGCGGGCAGAGCGCTCCATCGTTACGCGCCGCAGATGAGCGCTAAGGAAATTGCCCATGCGGCATTAACCATGGCCGCTGAGATCTGTGTGTTTACGAACCATAACATTATTGTTGAAGAGATGGAATGA
- the hslU gene encoding ATP-dependent protease ATPase subunit HslU: MKSNALTPKEIVAELDKYIVGQKQAKKSVAVALRNRYRRSLLDESIRDEIVPKNILMIGPTGVGKTEIARRLAKLVGAPFIKIEATKFTEVGYVGRDVESMVRDLVETSIRMVKAEKTDKLKDRAEQMVVDRLVSILVPNPSKQRGQRNPLEMLFNQQNASQPEQEQETDPSVLSRRQEVKEQLLRGELENQVIEIEVEDNSPSMLDMLAGQGNEQAGMNMQELFGSLMPKRTKKRKLPIKEARKVLLQEEAQKLLDMDEVMQEAVRRAEQSGIIFIDEIDKICSSSRGSGPDVSREGVQRDILPIVEGSTVMTKYGPVKTDYILFVAAGAFHIAKPSDLIPELQGRFPIRVELSSLTQQDFVLILKEPQHALTKQYTALLETEGIQVQFSDEAIHEIARIAAEVNQNTDNIGARRLHTILEKLLEDLSYEAPEITLERIVISPEYVREKLSDIVQNRDLSQYIL, encoded by the coding sequence TTGAAATCGAACGCTTTGACCCCCAAAGAAATCGTAGCCGAACTGGATAAGTATATTGTTGGGCAAAAGCAGGCCAAGAAATCGGTTGCCGTCGCCCTCCGCAACCGGTATCGCCGCAGTTTGCTGGACGAGTCGATCCGTGATGAGATCGTGCCCAAAAACATTTTGATGATCGGACCTACCGGAGTAGGCAAGACGGAAATTGCCCGCAGGCTCGCTAAGCTCGTAGGAGCCCCTTTTATCAAAATTGAGGCTACAAAATTTACCGAGGTTGGGTATGTCGGCCGGGATGTGGAATCGATGGTGCGGGATTTGGTGGAAACATCCATTCGGATGGTAAAGGCGGAGAAAACCGACAAGCTCAAGGATAGGGCTGAGCAAATGGTCGTTGATCGGCTTGTTTCCATTCTCGTTCCTAATCCTTCAAAGCAGCGCGGCCAACGGAATCCGCTGGAGATGTTATTCAATCAGCAGAACGCTTCACAACCGGAGCAGGAGCAAGAAACCGATCCTTCCGTGCTTTCCCGCAGACAGGAAGTCAAGGAGCAGCTGCTTCGCGGCGAGCTTGAGAATCAGGTGATCGAGATCGAGGTCGAGGACAATTCTCCTTCTATGCTTGATATGTTGGCAGGGCAAGGCAATGAACAGGCCGGCATGAATATGCAGGAGCTGTTCGGCAGTTTGATGCCCAAACGAACGAAGAAGCGGAAGCTGCCGATAAAGGAAGCTCGTAAGGTTCTTCTTCAGGAGGAAGCGCAGAAGCTGCTGGATATGGATGAAGTCATGCAGGAAGCGGTCAGACGCGCGGAGCAGAGCGGCATCATATTTATCGACGAGATTGATAAAATTTGCAGCTCCAGCCGAGGAAGCGGACCCGACGTCTCCCGTGAAGGCGTACAGAGAGATATCCTTCCTATCGTGGAGGGCTCCACGGTAATGACCAAATACGGACCCGTCAAAACGGATTATATTTTGTTCGTAGCGGCAGGAGCGTTTCACATTGCTAAGCCCTCGGATCTCATACCGGAGCTTCAAGGTCGGTTTCCGATTCGGGTCGAGCTCAGCAGTTTGACGCAGCAGGACTTTGTGCTGATCCTGAAGGAGCCTCAGCATGCGCTGACAAAGCAATATACCGCGCTGCTGGAGACTGAAGGTATTCAAGTTCAATTTTCTGATGAGGCTATACATGAAATCGCGCGAATTGCTGCGGAGGTTAATCAAAATACGGATAATATCGGGGCTCGACGATTGCATACGATTTTGGAGAAGCTGCTGGAGGATTTGTCTTATGAAGCCCCTGAAATTACTCTGGAGCGGATTGTCATCTCTCCGGAGTATGTGAGGGAAAAGCTATCTGATATCGTACAAAATAGAGACTTAAGCCAATACATTTTGTAA
- the codY gene encoding GTP-sensing pleiotropic transcriptional regulator CodY — MTLLMKTRRLNKLLQKEAGNPVSFMDMAVVLSGLLNADIYVVSRKGKVLGSAYLSSAQDMLVSGSVLQENRFPPEYNQLLLKVDETSSNLAAGSPFDVFGDHSADTSFYITIVPIIGGGERLGTLVLTKRNGQFIDDDLILAEYGSTVVAMEILREKAEQIEIEARSKAVVQVAVGSLSFSEMEAVEHIFEQLDGMEGLLVASKIADRVGITRSVIVNALRKLESAGVIETRSLGMKGTYIRVLNDQLLSGIQNAKS, encoded by the coding sequence ATGACATTGTTGATGAAGACCAGAAGGCTGAATAAGCTGCTGCAGAAGGAGGCGGGGAACCCGGTCAGTTTTATGGATATGGCCGTGGTGCTTAGTGGCCTGCTGAATGCTGATATTTATGTTGTCAGCCGGAAAGGCAAGGTGCTTGGTAGCGCGTATTTATCCTCAGCGCAAGATATGCTAGTAAGCGGTTCTGTCCTACAAGAAAATCGTTTTCCACCGGAGTACAACCAGCTGTTGCTGAAAGTGGACGAAACCTCTTCCAATCTAGCTGCAGGAAGTCCATTTGATGTATTCGGCGACCATTCCGCGGACACGTCATTCTATATTACGATTGTTCCCATCATTGGCGGAGGAGAAAGACTGGGAACGCTTGTGTTAACCAAACGAAACGGTCAGTTTATCGATGACGATTTGATTTTGGCGGAATACGGGTCAACCGTTGTAGCAATGGAAATTTTAAGGGAAAAAGCGGAGCAAATTGAGATTGAGGCTCGTTCCAAAGCGGTTGTGCAAGTGGCGGTCGGCTCTTTGTCATTTAGTGAGATGGAGGCGGTCGAGCATATTTTCGAACAACTGGATGGGATGGAAGGTCTTCTAGTTGCCAGTAAAATTGCAGATCGAGTTGGAATCACTCGCTCAGTGATTGTGAATGCGCTCCGCAAGCTGGAAAGCGCGGGCGTCATCGAAACCCGCTCGCTTGGTATGAAGGGAACATACATCCGTGTGTTAAACGATCAGCTGCTGAGCGGTATTCAAAACGCAAAATCTTGA
- the flgB gene encoding flagellar basal body rod protein FlgB encodes MNILSKPAFQLLEQSLNAATVRQKVIADNVANVDTPYFKRSEVRFEEFLQQELNKGELQGYRTDPRHFHIGRPANPQPQIIRDSQSMINNNLNNVDIDYEMSLMAKNQLRYNTIVQQVNSEINKVRTAIGGRG; translated from the coding sequence ATGAATATCTTGAGTAAGCCCGCATTTCAATTGCTGGAACAGTCTCTCAATGCAGCTACAGTTCGACAAAAGGTGATAGCAGATAATGTCGCCAACGTCGATACGCCTTATTTCAAACGTTCGGAAGTCCGATTTGAGGAGTTTCTGCAGCAGGAGTTAAATAAAGGCGAACTGCAAGGCTATCGAACGGATCCAAGGCATTTTCACATCGGACGTCCCGCCAATCCGCAGCCGCAGATTATTCGCGACAGCCAATCGATGATCAACAACAACTTGAACAACGTAGATATCGATTACGAGATGTCGCTTATGGCTAAAAACCAGCTTCGCTACAATACGATTGTGCAGCAAGTAAACAGTGAGATTAATAAGGTAAGAACGGCTATAGGCGGAAGGGGGTAA
- the flgC gene encoding flagellar basal body rod protein FlgC — protein MKLTNGFDISSSALTAQRLRMDVISSNIANSDSTRARMVNGKWVPYQRKLVTIEPKQGTFAESLQNAMAGKTGGAGEGVRVTKVIEDTSPFKQVYNPTHPDADENGFVMLPNVDVLKEMVDMISATRSYEANVTALNATKAMVGKALEIGR, from the coding sequence ATGAAGCTGACCAACGGGTTTGATATCAGCTCCTCTGCTCTAACAGCGCAGCGGCTACGGATGGATGTCATTTCGTCCAATATTGCCAATAGCGATTCGACACGAGCAAGGATGGTGAACGGCAAATGGGTTCCTTACCAACGAAAACTTGTCACCATAGAACCGAAACAGGGGACCTTTGCCGAATCGCTTCAGAACGCTATGGCCGGTAAGACCGGCGGAGCAGGAGAAGGGGTACGCGTAACGAAAGTTATCGAAGATACTTCTCCCTTTAAGCAGGTCTACAATCCAACGCATCCGGATGCCGACGAGAACGGATTTGTAATGCTTCCGAATGTCGACGTGCTTAAAGAAATGGTGGACATGATATCAGCCACCCGCTCATACGAAGCGAACGTAACTGCGCTTAACGCTACCAAAGCAATGGTTGGGAAAGCGCTGGAAATCGGAAGATAA
- the fliE gene encoding flagellar hook-basal body complex protein FliE, whose protein sequence is MIDKITLQPQKITDNIQPKNMSPAEVTDQFGKFLNDSMADLNAQQITVDKLNNGFVKGEISDVHQLMIASQKASLGLELTVQVRNKVIEAYQEIMRMQV, encoded by the coding sequence ATGATTGACAAAATAACTTTACAGCCGCAGAAAATCACAGATAACATTCAGCCGAAAAATATGAGCCCAGCCGAAGTGACTGATCAATTCGGAAAATTTTTGAACGATTCCATGGCTGACTTAAACGCACAACAGATAACGGTTGACAAACTAAACAACGGATTCGTTAAGGGAGAAATATCCGACGTTCACCAACTGATGATCGCTTCCCAAAAAGCTTCACTAGGATTGGAACTGACGGTACAAGTGAGGAACAAGGTTATCGAAGCTTATCAAGAAATCATGAGAATGCAAGTCTGA
- the fliF gene encoding flagellar basal-body MS-ring/collar protein FliF: MNENLLQYWNKAKQYWNQFSKTQKITLISTLVIVILTIGIISYNLSKTEYALAYTNLPPSDAAAIKTYLDEARIPYQLSEDGKSIGVPRSEVASVKLGVESQGLNKNGNIGYGAFSESSTFGTTDREFDVKYLNAVQGELQQLINTNTAVSSSKVLISLPKDSVFLPSGAEPDKASASVVLEIKPGYSLDQAKIDTMYNLVSHSVKELPIENITISDQNGDLLEYSKGDNQIGNASTIAMQQFEINNKFKNDVQRNVQQMLGAILGRDKVIVSVFSTMNFDQTRRKEQLVTAPNEVDQVGLDISIQEIQKNYTSDGAEQQGGVPGTGATDVPGYPGAANTGRTNSEELQRTVNREVNRITNEIVLTPHVVKDLTINVGIEPPDPLDMNSLTPQTVEAVRQILVNVVRAALADSGQVMTEEELARKVTVFPQTFARTNEIQGANANTMLLYGALGGLALALIGGGAYWLLRRRRARAQVEEEIVDETPRVEFPTIDIDNVKNENQVRKQLEQLAKRKPDEFVNLLRTWLVDE; this comes from the coding sequence GTGAACGAGAACCTACTCCAATATTGGAATAAAGCAAAGCAATATTGGAATCAGTTTAGTAAAACACAGAAAATTACACTAATCTCGACATTGGTTATAGTCATACTTACGATAGGGATCATTAGTTATAACCTTTCCAAAACGGAATACGCCCTTGCCTATACGAATTTGCCGCCTAGCGATGCAGCGGCGATCAAGACTTATTTGGACGAGGCACGAATTCCGTACCAACTTAGTGAAGACGGGAAAAGCATCGGCGTTCCTCGAAGTGAAGTGGCCAGTGTCAAATTGGGGGTAGAATCTCAAGGACTAAATAAGAATGGCAACATCGGCTACGGCGCCTTCAGTGAAAGCAGTACGTTCGGGACAACAGACCGTGAGTTCGATGTCAAATATCTTAATGCTGTGCAGGGTGAACTTCAGCAGCTCATTAATACCAATACTGCAGTGAGTAGTTCAAAAGTACTAATTAGTTTACCGAAAGACAGTGTTTTTTTACCATCGGGCGCAGAGCCGGACAAAGCATCTGCATCGGTCGTATTGGAAATCAAGCCTGGCTATTCACTAGATCAGGCCAAGATAGATACGATGTATAATCTGGTATCTCATAGTGTCAAAGAATTGCCGATAGAGAACATTACCATCTCTGACCAAAATGGTGATTTGCTTGAATATTCCAAAGGGGATAACCAAATAGGCAATGCTTCAACTATCGCGATGCAGCAGTTTGAAATTAATAATAAGTTCAAAAACGATGTGCAGCGTAATGTCCAGCAAATGCTGGGAGCGATACTCGGCAGAGATAAGGTAATCGTCAGCGTCTTTTCCACGATGAACTTTGATCAGACAAGACGAAAGGAACAACTCGTCACTGCTCCGAATGAAGTCGATCAAGTCGGTTTGGATATTTCGATTCAGGAGATTCAGAAAAACTATACAAGCGACGGTGCTGAGCAGCAGGGCGGGGTACCCGGAACGGGAGCAACAGACGTACCAGGATATCCTGGTGCCGCAAATACAGGAAGAACAAATTCCGAAGAGCTTCAAAGAACGGTTAACCGAGAAGTTAACCGAATTACGAACGAAATTGTGCTCACGCCTCACGTTGTAAAAGATTTAACCATTAATGTGGGGATTGAACCACCTGACCCACTGGATATGAATTCTTTGACACCGCAGACGGTTGAAGCTGTTCGTCAAATTCTGGTTAACGTTGTTCGAGCCGCGCTAGCGGACAGTGGACAGGTAATGACGGAAGAAGAATTAGCCAGAAAAGTAACCGTGTTTCCACAAACGTTCGCTAGAACGAATGAGATTCAGGGGGCAAATGCGAATACGATGCTGCTTTACGGTGCTCTTGGGGGCTTGGCTCTTGCATTGATTGGGGGCGGCGCTTACTGGCTGCTGCGCAGACGGAGAGCCCGGGCGCAGGTCGAGGAGGAGATCGTGGATGAAACGCCAAGAGTGGAGTTTCCGACCATTGATATCGACAATGTAAAAAATGAAAATCAAGTGCGTAAACAGCTAGAGCAGTTAGCCAAGAGGAAGCCGGATGAGTTTGTGAATCTGCTGCGTACTTGGTTAGTAGACGAATAG
- the fliG gene encoding flagellar motor switch protein FliG, with protein sequence MAKVQQATLTGRQKAAILLISLGPEVSAQIFKHLRDEEIEQLTLEIANVRKVDNVEKDSILAEFHQICLAQEFISQGGIAYAKDILEKALGSQKALDIINRLTATLQVRPFDFARKADPAQILNFIQNENSQTIALVLSYLQPEQASIILSSLPQEKQADVAKRIALMDSTSPEVISQVERVLEQKLSATVTQDYTNAGGISAVVQILNGVDRGTERTILDSLEIQDPELAEEIKKRMFVFEDIVNIDNRSIQRIIRDIENADLQLALKVASEEVREAIFKNMSKRMAETFREEMEYMGPVRLRDVEEAQTRIVATIRRLEEAGEIIIARGGGDDIIV encoded by the coding sequence TTGGCTAAAGTACAGCAAGCGACTTTGACGGGACGACAAAAAGCCGCTATTTTATTAATCAGTTTGGGACCGGAAGTGTCCGCTCAAATTTTTAAGCATCTTCGCGACGAAGAGATCGAACAGCTCACCTTGGAAATAGCCAATGTCAGGAAAGTCGACAATGTCGAGAAGGATTCCATACTGGCCGAGTTTCACCAAATTTGTTTGGCGCAGGAATTTATTTCTCAGGGCGGCATCGCGTATGCCAAGGATATCTTGGAGAAGGCTCTTGGTTCCCAGAAAGCTCTCGATATCATCAATCGGTTGACGGCGACGCTTCAGGTCAGACCTTTTGACTTTGCGCGTAAAGCCGATCCGGCACAGATTCTGAATTTTATTCAAAATGAAAACTCTCAAACCATTGCGCTTGTGCTCTCTTATTTACAGCCGGAGCAGGCCTCCATTATTTTGTCTTCACTGCCTCAGGAAAAGCAGGCCGATGTGGCGAAACGGATTGCGCTGATGGACAGCACTTCGCCTGAGGTCATCAGTCAAGTCGAACGGGTGCTGGAGCAGAAGCTTTCCGCCACCGTTACACAAGATTATACGAACGCTGGTGGTATTTCGGCGGTGGTTCAAATTTTGAACGGTGTTGACCGGGGGACAGAGCGTACCATTCTGGATTCCCTTGAAATTCAAGATCCGGAATTGGCAGAGGAAATCAAAAAGCGGATGTTCGTCTTTGAGGATATTGTTAATATCGACAACCGTTCGATTCAGCGCATTATACGCGATATTGAGAATGCAGATTTACAATTGGCGCTTAAAGTTGCCAGTGAAGAGGTTCGTGAAGCGATCTTCAAGAACATGTCCAAGCGTATGGCCGAAACGTTCCGGGAAGAAATGGAATATATGGGACCTGTTCGTTTGCGTGATGTAGAAGAAGCCCAGACACGTATTGTAGCAACGATAAGACGTTTGGAAGAAGCCGGTGAAATCATCATCGCTCGCGGCGGAGGAGATGATATTATTGTCTAA
- a CDS encoding FliH/SctL family protein codes for MSNVIKLFQYVAIEDSKIVEPPASPVLKQEQPEETEELPLENHQELSDLMQMKDQILKDAESFAEEQVRATMEEAAAIRQQAQVEIEAWWHERRLQDQEAVNEARDRGHAQGYQEGLAQVEMELREQYESTLQEASQILEQAYLLKQQIIQEAEPFLIELSTSIAEKVIGRQLTLEPEWTIDSIRKVLSRRREKGIITLCVSPAQFTYIQDAREELLLAIDSQAELQIIPDGSVLDQGCVVRSSFGSIDARIDTQLKEIKNALQQLAMRNEG; via the coding sequence TTGTCTAATGTCATCAAATTATTTCAATACGTAGCTATCGAAGACAGCAAGATTGTGGAGCCCCCCGCTTCCCCTGTTCTTAAACAAGAACAGCCGGAGGAAACGGAGGAACTTCCGCTAGAAAATCATCAAGAGTTAAGCGATCTGATGCAGATGAAAGATCAGATTCTGAAGGATGCCGAGTCCTTTGCTGAAGAGCAGGTACGGGCAACCATGGAAGAGGCTGCAGCGATCAGGCAGCAAGCGCAGGTCGAAATCGAGGCTTGGTGGCATGAACGCAGGCTTCAGGATCAGGAAGCTGTGAATGAAGCGAGAGATCGCGGTCACGCTCAAGGATACCAAGAAGGATTGGCTCAGGTTGAGATGGAGCTTCGGGAGCAATACGAATCGACGCTGCAAGAGGCATCTCAGATCTTAGAGCAAGCTTACTTATTGAAGCAGCAAATCATTCAGGAAGCTGAACCGTTTTTGATCGAACTTAGCACTTCTATAGCTGAGAAGGTAATCGGGCGACAGTTGACGCTTGAACCCGAATGGACGATCGATTCTATCCGCAAGGTGCTGTCCAGGCGGAGGGAAAAAGGAATTATTACGCTCTGCGTATCGCCTGCCCAGTTCACCTATATACAAGACGCGCGCGAAGAGCTTTTGCTCGCCATCGATTCGCAAGCGGAGCTGCAAATTATTCCGGATGGTTCGGTATTGGATCAAGGTTGTGTTGTCCGATCTTCATTCGGAAGCATCGACGCGAGAATCGATACGCAATTAAAAGAAATAAAAAATGCGCTTCAGCAGTTGGCTATGCGAAACGAGGGATAA
- the fliI gene encoding flagellar protein export ATPase FliI, which translates to MLAPNAQKYIEHLNQMDTIRVNGKVTQVIGLTVESEGPDASIGDVCYIYPFKSNTPLKAEVVGFKNNKVILMPLGELHSIGPGCDVVGTGKPLTVQVGHELLGKVLDGLGQPLDGTYLPSRMTHYSTNNVPSNPLTRPRVLEPISVGVRCIDGLLTIGKGQRVGIFAGSGVGKSTLMGMIARNTAADVNVIALVGERGREVLDFIERDLGPEGLARSVVIVATSDQPALIRIKGALIATSIAEYFRDRGLNVMLMMDSVTRFAMAQREVGLAVGEPPATRGYTPSVFATLPKLLERSGTGPKGSITAFYTVLVDGDDMNEPIADAVRGILDGHIVLNRSIANRGHYPAIDVLSSVSRVMKEIVPTDQQLAAEQLKLLLSTYKDSEDLINIGAYQKGSNPEIDLAIDSIQSIWDYTKQRVNEKLSYADAQERLIREFYRG; encoded by the coding sequence ATGCTGGCACCAAACGCTCAAAAATATATCGAGCACCTTAACCAAATGGATACCATCCGGGTGAATGGAAAGGTGACGCAGGTCATCGGGCTGACGGTAGAATCGGAAGGTCCCGATGCGAGCATAGGCGACGTTTGCTATATATATCCATTTAAATCGAACACACCGCTAAAGGCGGAGGTTGTCGGATTTAAAAATAATAAGGTCATTCTCATGCCGTTGGGTGAGCTTCATTCTATAGGTCCCGGTTGTGATGTAGTAGGAACCGGAAAGCCGCTCACGGTTCAGGTAGGACATGAACTGCTTGGTAAAGTGCTCGATGGCTTAGGTCAGCCGCTTGATGGAACATACTTGCCATCCAGAATGACCCATTATTCTACGAATAACGTTCCAAGTAACCCGTTAACACGTCCGCGCGTACTGGAGCCGATTAGTGTCGGAGTACGGTGCATAGACGGTTTGCTGACAATCGGCAAGGGACAGCGCGTAGGTATTTTTGCCGGATCAGGTGTTGGGAAGAGCACGCTAATGGGCATGATCGCCCGTAATACAGCGGCAGACGTCAACGTGATTGCACTTGTCGGCGAACGGGGCAGAGAAGTGCTTGATTTTATTGAACGAGACCTCGGTCCGGAAGGGCTTGCTCGTTCCGTAGTCATCGTCGCAACGTCAGATCAACCTGCGCTTATCCGAATTAAAGGTGCGTTGATTGCCACGAGCATTGCAGAATATTTCAGAGATCGCGGTTTAAATGTCATGTTGATGATGGACTCTGTAACCCGTTTCGCTATGGCCCAGCGTGAGGTGGGTTTAGCTGTAGGAGAGCCTCCCGCAACTAGGGGCTACACCCCATCTGTCTTTGCAACATTGCCGAAACTGTTGGAGCGATCGGGAACAGGACCTAAAGGCTCCATCACTGCATTTTATACCGTGCTTGTAGATGGTGATGACATGAATGAACCTATTGCCGATGCGGTCCGGGGGATTTTGGACGGGCACATCGTCCTGAACCGGAGCATTGCCAATCGTGGACATTATCCGGCTATTGATGTATTGTCCAGTGTCAGCAGGGTTATGAAAGAAATTGTTCCGACGGATCAACAGCTCGCGGCTGAACAATTAAAGTTATTATTATCTACGTACAAAGATTCGGAGGATCTGATTAATATCGGGGCGTATCAAAAAGGCTCTAATCCAGAAATTGATCTGGCGATCGACTCCATCCAATCGATATGGGATTATACCAAGCAGCGGGTAAATGAGAAGCTGTCTTACGCTGACGCACAAGAACGGTTAATTCGAGAATTTTACAGGGGATGA
- the fliJ gene encoding flagellar export protein FliJ encodes MRFRYTFQKIVDLKTNEKTQAEWVLSQAIVKLREEESSLDRLENAKQEMQEELYKVSGTRTTVSNLMLLQSFVDHIDVCIKDKHQDLSTAKTNVQIKQDDLTGKMLEEKVWTKAKEKAYQKFSSGVLKIEQDQLDEMATSRYQRLS; translated from the coding sequence ATGCGTTTTCGATACACTTTTCAAAAAATCGTTGACCTTAAAACGAATGAAAAGACCCAAGCGGAATGGGTGTTATCTCAGGCGATCGTAAAACTGCGGGAAGAAGAGTCGTCGCTGGATCGGCTGGAGAATGCGAAGCAGGAGATGCAGGAGGAACTGTATAAAGTATCGGGAACGCGTACGACGGTTTCAAACCTGATGCTGCTGCAAAGCTTCGTTGATCATATCGATGTGTGCATAAAAGACAAGCATCAAGACTTAAGTACAGCTAAGACGAACGTGCAAATCAAACAAGATGATCTGACCGGTAAAATGCTGGAAGAAAAAGTATGGACGAAAGCAAAGGAAAAAGCTTATCAAAAGTTTTCCTCCGGGGTGCTTAAAATAGAACAAGATCAGTTGGACGAAATGGCGACAAGCAGGTATCAACGACTTTCGTAA